Proteins encoded in a region of the Candidatus Brocadiaceae bacterium genome:
- a CDS encoding Gfo/Idh/MocA family oxidoreductase, whose amino-acid sequence MRAHRSPADGRPHPNPSPRAPQAPPHAARRARGAARRGAHDTGGHGAALTAPRPRPYNAAQWPHDAPHLRHRRTTVDAEVKLAIIGVGQIGKRHLARYQEVPGARVVAICDVNETELRRVAEQNAIPHATTNPADLLAIDEIAAVDVCLHNNLHAPVSIAAMEAGKHVYCEKPLAGSYADARAMVDCSRRLGRMLSMQLGSVFSSATTAARLLIEEGRLGRPYYAKSSFYRRRGRPFVDGYGSASFVSRRVAAGGALFDMGVYHIGQILYLLDNPDVLTIDGATHQEIDMYEDRRRASGFDVEELAVALVRLAGGITFFIEEAWAIHLAGTDGSKLVGTRGGVSLAPFAYHTTMADMEMDGAFELAAAEKRRLSCLPEAAAFASPQHHWVAALQGRVPLLPTAEIGLNTMLISEGIYRSQQMGRSVTASEVAEASVATALPL is encoded by the coding sequence ATGCGCGCACATCGCTCCCCTGCCGATGGAAGACCCCATCCTAACCCGTCACCCCGCGCCCCACAAGCGCCCCCGCACGCCGCTCGAAGGGCACGCGGGGCTGCCCGTCGGGGCGCGCACGACACCGGCGGACACGGCGCCGCTTTGACGGCCCCCCGGCCGCGCCCCTATAATGCCGCCCAGTGGCCGCACGACGCACCCCACCTCCGCCACCGGAGAACGACCGTGGACGCCGAAGTGAAGCTCGCCATCATCGGAGTCGGACAGATCGGCAAACGCCACCTGGCCAGGTACCAGGAGGTCCCCGGCGCACGCGTCGTGGCCATCTGCGACGTCAACGAGACGGAACTCCGGCGTGTGGCCGAACAGAACGCCATCCCGCACGCCACGACGAACCCGGCGGACCTGCTGGCCATCGACGAGATCGCGGCCGTGGACGTCTGCCTGCACAACAACCTGCACGCCCCCGTCAGCATCGCGGCCATGGAAGCGGGCAAGCACGTCTACTGCGAGAAGCCGCTGGCCGGCTCCTATGCCGACGCCCGGGCGATGGTGGACTGCTCGCGCCGGCTCGGCCGCATGCTGTCCATGCAGCTCGGCAGCGTCTTCAGCAGCGCGACGACCGCCGCGCGCCTGCTGATCGAGGAGGGCCGCCTCGGCCGGCCCTACTACGCCAAGAGCAGCTTCTACCGTCGGCGCGGCCGCCCCTTCGTCGACGGCTACGGCTCGGCCTCGTTCGTCAGCCGCCGGGTGGCCGCCGGCGGCGCTCTCTTCGACATGGGCGTCTACCACATCGGCCAGATCCTCTACCTGCTGGACAACCCGGACGTGCTCACCATCGACGGGGCCACCCACCAGGAGATCGACATGTATGAGGACCGCCGTCGCGCCTCGGGGTTCGATGTCGAGGAACTCGCCGTCGCCCTGGTGCGCCTGGCCGGCGGCATCACCTTCTTCATCGAGGAGGCATGGGCCATCCACCTGGCGGGTACCGACGGCAGCAAGCTGGTCGGCACGCGCGGGGGCGTCAGCCTGGCCCCCTTCGCCTACCACACGACGATGGCGGACATGGAGATGGACGGCGCGTTCGAACTGGCTGCCGCCGAGAAGCGGCGCCTGAGCTGCCTGCCCGAGGCCGCCGCCTTCGCGAGCCCCCAGCACCACTGGGTGGCGGCCCTCCAGGGCCGCGTGCCTCTCCTGCCCACCGCCGAGATCGGCCTCAACACCATGCTGATCAGTGAGGGCATCTACCGGTCCCAGCAGATGGGCCGCAGCGTCACCGCGTCCGAGGTGGCCGAGGCGTC